Proteins encoded by one window of Chondromyces crocatus:
- a CDS encoding helix-turn-helix transcriptional regulator, with the protein MAMLTPRGVAFPPESRATLASLNGPIRAALARIRLPFVSSQPILEQVLAEQALGYACISARTGALLEANRKAYVLADRYRAAMNVPRSSRPLPALLRRASQPGIGGNVSMIVDGRVSSFLDLHTHFLAKETHVLPEDIILIMMRDISLPQIAPRQSRAVQPARLTTREKEIATLLVESGLSYKQIADSLTIRTGTMRAHTENIYRKLEVHSRAELTIKMRR; encoded by the coding sequence ATGGCCATGCTGACGCCGCGGGGCGTCGCCTTTCCCCCGGAGAGCCGCGCCACGCTCGCATCACTGAACGGACCCATCCGGGCAGCTCTCGCTCGCATACGCCTTCCCTTCGTGAGTTCACAACCCATCCTCGAACAGGTGCTGGCGGAGCAGGCGCTCGGGTATGCTTGCATTTCGGCACGCACGGGCGCTCTGCTCGAAGCAAATCGCAAGGCGTATGTGTTGGCAGACCGCTACCGGGCAGCCATGAACGTTCCGCGTAGCAGCCGCCCCCTTCCTGCTCTGCTGCGACGCGCAAGCCAGCCAGGAATCGGCGGCAACGTCTCGATGATCGTGGATGGCCGAGTGTCGTCATTCCTCGACCTCCATACCCACTTCCTTGCAAAGGAAACTCACGTTCTTCCCGAGGACATCATCCTCATCATGATGCGTGACATTTCCCTTCCCCAGATAGCGCCGCGGCAATCTCGAGCGGTCCAGCCGGCAAGACTGACGACACGAGAGAAAGAGATCGCCACCCTGCTCGTCGAGAGCGGCCTCTCCTACAAACAGATCGCCGACTCATTGACTATACGCACAGGAACGATGCGGGCGCACACGGAGAACATCTACCGAAAGCTGGAGGTGCATTCCCGAGCCGAACTCACGATCAAGATGCGCAGATAA